One Trichormus variabilis 0441 genomic window, TGGTTTTGAGTTAAATACCTCTGCGTGGAAAACCGCAAATTTAACGATTGATGAATATAATCTTACTGATAAATATGTAGTTAACAACTCCAGCTTATTTGAAGCTAGTACACCTGAAGCTAACTATCTAATCGCCAATCCGCCATATTTACCAGCACCAGATGCCGATATTTATATGCCCTTATTATTTGGTGGTGAAGATGGGGCGACAGTTACTAATGATCTTTTATGTTTAGGTTATGAAAATGCTTTACTTTTAGTCTCTAGCTTTTCTAATCCTATCAGTACAATTAAGCAGGCACAAAATAATGGATATAACGTTAGTAACTTTATAATTCTCCCATTAAAATTTGGTTACTATAGCTCAGAAACAAAAGTTAAAAATCATATAGAAAAACTACGAAAAAATAATATGGCGTTTTATTCTAGAGAATATTATTTTTTGGCTGGTGTTTTATTCCAAAAAAAAGCATCTGTGATTGATTTATCTCAAGAGTTAACCCAAGTGATGACGAGTTTATAATTGATGGGATTTATCCCTGATATCTGAAATATCCTTAGTGCTGTTGATTAATGCCGCTTAATCATCATAGGGTAGGTAATGCCCACCCTAACAGCACTCATAGACTTTTGAGAATCAAATTGGATTCCCCTACGTCTGATAGGTACATTTTAATGTTTCTTCTATTGAACCTAAATTTTTAAATAATTCTATTAATGTATGAGATTTTGTTCTCCTTTTTGTCAAAATTACCTTTAATGGTGCTAATAGAGCAATATCTGGATCATCTCTCAGGGCAAACTCAGCAGCTTGCAAAATTGTTGCAGCATTCGTAAAAATACCTTCATCATCGAAGCCAAATTTTGCAGACAGTTTATGTAATTCCGCATCAGGTACAGTAGCCCTACCTGGCAGAGATTCATCTATAACTAAACCTTTTAATAGCGCCAGCAATGCTGCATAAATAGAGAAGTCATCACAACTATCAAAAGCTTTAAATTCTATACGACCTACTTCCGCAGGTAGGCGAGCAATTTTGGTTAATGCTGGCACACTATTAATTAGTTGCTCTTTTCCTTGAACAAATATTAAAGTTGCTGGTCTTTTGCCTGTTCTAATAAAGGTCCTGACTGATAATCCTTCCCATAAAGTGCCATTATAAAAAGGTGAACTGTAACTAAAAGGCACAATATAAGGACTGTAATATGTTAACTTTTTGCCGATATCAATTACACGTTCATGGGGTAAATCGGCAACAGAAATATTTAAATCTGGCCCATATGTAACCATATAAATGTTAGCAGTTTGATCATCAGGATCGGTTTGTAACTGCTTAAGTTCATATTCATTTAATGGTGGATTGGGTGCAAAAGATGTTTTATAAGGATGAAAGCTAGTTAATATTGGTGAAAAGCCAAATTCAGCCGCAACTTCACATAATAAATTAAAACTATCTGATAGTTCTGTGATGGCATTTTGAATATTAGAATGAATGGTTGTTCTAATTTCTATGCCCTTTGACAGACAATCAATTACCTCATCTGAATCAGCAAATCTTTCAAACCCCTCAATATACCATCGCTTCTTTCTAATGCCTGCATCACCCACGCGTAATTGCAAATGATCATTAGGGTATATGGGTAATCTGTCTACGACTTGATTGAACTCTGCAAATGTTGTAGAGTCAAAATCTGCCAACTTTCCTTCTCTGTTGAGAAAAGCGACTTCATGTTCGATGCCGAATGAAAATACCATAGGATCTAATAGAAAAAATTCTCAATAATCTAACAAAACTATCTTACCCCAAATAGTACTGTTGCGGTTTAGCAAATGTATCTGTTTTAATTGCACAGACTAGGCAGTTATCTGCGATGGCTTAACGCAAGAGCCTAGCTGATCACTCTCCACAGAAGAGTACTATTAATGAAATATATAAAATCAAAGTTAATTCTCAAAATATTGATTTTGGGATCATTGTTACTCATATCTCAACAGGTTTTAGCACAAAGTTGGCGACCAGTTCGCGGTAGTGTTCTTTTCGGTATCAGTGGTATGGCGCTGATTAGCCAACAAAACTCTTCTCTAGATTTTCTCGTCGTCCACGACAATAAACAAGCCGATCAAGAACGTTTAGGAATCATTACAATTAAGGGTAAAAATCAACCCGAATATTTGAGTGTAAGTTGGCAAAGTAATACTCAATTACCTATTGATTTAGAAGCTTTAACCTCTATTCCCAACACAAAAGATAGTTTTATTGCTTTAAGCAGTAGTGGCAAAGTTTACAACTTTAAATTAAATTCTGATAAAAAAACTATATCTGTATCGAAAGAGTTTGAATTACCAGCAATACCTCCGGGTAGTAATTTTGAAGGATTTGCCCTGCAAAATATAGAAGGTAAATTAGTTGCTATGTGGGCGCACAGAGGAGAAGGAGAACAACCATCTACTGTTTATTGGGGAGTCTTAGATTTAAATAAATATCAAATTACATCTACAAATTCTGCCAAGCTCAAAGTACCGTTTCCCTCTGGAAATGTGCGGCACATTTCCGATATAAAAATAGATTCAGGTGGAATTGTCTATATTTCTGCCGCCAGTGATGCAGGAGATAATGGCCCATTTCAATCAGCTATTTATGTTGCTGGTTACTTAACTTTAAGCAATAGTTCTGGGCAAATTAGCTGGCGGCAGAGTCCCCAATTAGTCCCCCTCTACCGCTTTAATCACCATAAAATTGAAGGGATAGAACTTATTCCCGGTGCGGATGGTGGCTTAATAGTAGGTACAGATGATGAAAACTTTGGTGCTTATGTTTATAGTTTGGGTGATAACGTTTTGTAGAGACGCGACGAATCGCGTCTTGATAATTAGACGTTAAATCGGAATAACATCACATCACCTTCCTGCACAATATATTCTTTACCTTCGCTGCGAACTAACCCTTTTTCTTTTGCAGCGATCAGAGAACCATTTGCAACTAAATCATTGTATGCAACGGTTTCCGCACGAATAAATCCTCGCTCAAAATCAGAGTGAATTACACCTGCGGCTTGGGGTGCTGACATTCCTGCATTGATTGTCCAAGCACGGGTTTCTTTTTGTCCACTGGTGAAATAAGTCCGTAATCCCAATAGAGCATAAGTAGCACGAATCAAAGATTTTAATCCGCCTTCTTTTACCCCTAAAGATTCTAAAAAATCCGCCTTGTCTTCTTCCGGTAATTCTACAAGTTCTGCTTCTACTTGAGCAGAAACAACCACAACTTGAGCATTTTCCTGGGCTGCAACTTGGCGTACTCTTTCCACAAATTCATTACCAGTTGCTAATTCTTCTTCAGAAACATTAGCCGCGTAAATAATCGGCTTATTTGTCAACAGTCCCAGTCCCTTAATAATTTCCGCTTCTTCTTCAGTTAAACTTATTTGCCGCACTGATTTACCTTCATTTAAGGCAGCAGCTAACTTTTCTAAAACTGTGATCTCAAATTGTGCATCTTTGCTGGTACGTGCTTGCTTACGCGTGCGTTCAATCCGGCGTTCAATTTGAGCTAAATCTGATAAACCCAATTCGATGCTAATGATTTCAATATCTCTTGCAGGGTCAACTGAACCGGCAACGTGGATGATATCATCATTCTCAAAACAACGTACTACATGAACGATCGCATCAACTTCTCGGATATGAGATAAAAATTGATTACCTAATCCTTCACCTTGGCTTGCGCCTTTCACTAAGCCGGCAATATCCACAAACTCAACTCGTGCGGGAATAATTTGTGCCGAACCGGAAATTTGTGAAAGCACATTTAGCCGCTCATCTGGGACTGCAACTACGCCGACATTCGGTTCAATTGTGCAGAATGGGAAGTTAGCCGCTTCTGCTTTGGCATTAGCGACTACAGCATTAAATAAAGTAGATTTTCCAACGTTGGGAAGTCCGACAATTCCGGCTCTTAGCATTTTAGATGTGGGATT contains:
- a CDS encoding class I SAM-dependent methyltransferase; the encoded protein is MKDVFFCPEESNFYSNCVENFILRNSDQSDAIIEFGSGDGSPVINSLLRNQFNGVIYGFELNTSAWKTANLTIDEYNLTDKYVVNNSSLFEASTPEANYLIANPPYLPAPDADIYMPLLFGGEDGATVTNDLLCLGYENALLLVSSFSNPISTIKQAQNNGYNVSNFIILPLKFGYYSSETKVKNHIEKLRKNNMAFYSREYYFLAGVLFQKKASVIDLSQELTQVMTSL
- the ychF gene encoding redox-regulated ATPase YchF, producing the protein MLRAGIVGLPNVGKSTLFNAVVANAKAEAANFPFCTIEPNVGVVAVPDERLNVLSQISGSAQIIPARVEFVDIAGLVKGASQGEGLGNQFLSHIREVDAIVHVVRCFENDDIIHVAGSVDPARDIEIISIELGLSDLAQIERRIERTRKQARTSKDAQFEITVLEKLAAALNEGKSVRQISLTEEEAEIIKGLGLLTNKPIIYAANVSEEELATGNEFVERVRQVAAQENAQVVVVSAQVEAELVELPEEDKADFLESLGVKEGGLKSLIRATYALLGLRTYFTSGQKETRAWTINAGMSAPQAAGVIHSDFERGFIRAETVAYNDLVANGSLIAAKEKGLVRSEGKEYIVQEGDVMLFRFNV